The segment tgaagaaagggcaggacaaggagagagaatcaaaatgtctgggaatacacagatgataattataactctgaatgtgaacaggatgaactcataaaatggaagcaaataggagagcggattagaaacaaaaatcttaccatatgttatctacaagaaacacacatgagacaggcagacatacatacaGTAAAAATCAAAggtagagcaaaatctattgggctccaactgagaaaaagaaggcaggagtttcaatcatgatttcttttttttcccagcatAGGCCAGtaatttcttgtttattcttcATGTACAAAAAGAAGAAGACATTTGgaacaaataatacaaaatgaagtgtCATATCACAACGGATAACAAgttgttttgtaaatatttcataTAGTAATATTGTAGTGGATTGGTCATGAAGTATTCAGAAACATACTTATCCTTCCATGTGGTGCCCTTCCCCAAAATGTAATCCATTATTTTTATTCCCTCCAATATCTTTTCATAAGATATTCAAAACAGGTAATAAAGGACTGAGCCTGACACCAATACATCcacaaagaaaaaagggagaaaattggaCATCCCAACTGATGGATAATCCTTTTCAGTTGTTAAAGTTTAATATTTTACAAGTTGTCTTAAGCAGTcttttccattcaaaataatatGGCAAACAAATTAGACATTTATTCAGATAGTCACATACAGTATACACACTTCCCTGTCTCAAGAGAAAGCATTCACTTTAATAGAGGAATAGATGGCTTCCCAGTAAACATGCAATGTATTCTCTCAGAGCAGATTAAATTTGCTTTCATATGTCTGCTTTGAGGTGATAGAGTTAAAGGTAGATGATTTccttaaaagtttattaaatttGCTAATAAAGTTCACTTTCTGGGTGGTTCACAACAGCACCATTCTGTGATATTATAAACGTCTAAGAGGGTCCAGGTTTAAATACAGTTTTTTAGGAAGTATACTCTTTGGCAGATCCTTTCAACTAAGATCTTCACAAACTTAATACCCTACCAACTCTAAAACGTTCCCAAAGGGCAAAAGCAGAAGAGctgcatattatattttaaaatgaggaaggtaAGACTCATTTAACTCAACTAAAACAACGTTTTTTGAACCcacttattttaataaatatcttaCTCAATGCTATAGTAATCATTTTCTGCTTTACATGCACTATGTAGACAGgcaaaaaaaacttataaaagtttaaagatcatatttttttaaatttcgtAAAGCTATCCAGTCTTTTTTCCACGGGTCCTAAGTTTATTCCCTTTTACCAACTTCTCTCCCCTGTCATATTAGAAAtctgaaaatttaaatataaaaactgttttattttaaaaatattttctcctcattttcgTATACCCCATGCCAACCCCCAAtatgttatgaaaaaaaaatctagctcaGGACTtaatccataaaatatttctccttAATACCAGATCCAAGAGATAGATAAGATATCTAAAACTCCTCAGTACTGGTACTAACTTCAGCATATTTATTCACATTAAGGTGTCATATAAGGTAGAAGCACAAAAAACATAAACAGAACCAAAAATAAAGCACCTGCCTTTATAAGATGACAGCCAAAAACTAGTTGTAACACCAGCACACCTGCCAGTGAAGGACTGTAGCCAAGAGAGAAACATTATTAATTACTCTTTCAATAAATGAACTAGCTTGAaattctagaaataattttttggttcTAATTATGAACATTTTGCCTCAAAATCCCATTTAACACAATGGTTTTTCAAGGGAATAACATAAACTTACTCAGTTAATATAAAACATGAGATTGACTTGTGAACTCAAGACACTTCTTTCTAGCAGAGCTTTTTGTCAGTATTTTTCTGCAAAACTAAAACTGAAAAGCTATCAAAATGCACAATCTTTCACTTCCCAGGaatcttttgaaaattttaaaagaactacTAGATTTGGTTCACTTAATTAAACTCTTCATGCAAAACAATATTTGTGGTAATTCCATGCCCACTGCCTCTGATTGCTCTCTAGGACATATAAATATCTACTGCTAAGATCCCATTCTGTAACAACTCAAAACCTTGGTTCAGTTCAGTCTCCCATTAATTTTAGATATGGATAGATATGGACAGGTGGTATGAATAGCAGGCTGTGTAGAACCTGCCTACATCAAGCTTTTCATCCCTTCTTTTAAGGCTACAGAAACTCTCAACACAAGGAAAGGCAGCTCATTGTCTTATTAGATAGCCCTCCCCTaatcttccccccccaccccccaaaagtaGTCATCTCCAGTGAGGGTTCCACAGAGAGTTCATATTGTATGGCATTTTATTTAGATTCTATGCATGTATTTTCCTGTGTAGCTGCAAGGTTAAGATCCATTCTTTCTGGAAACTCCAGCTTCTCACATACTGCCTCCTTTACAGGTAGGTATTGTGATATTTCATTGGGCTCTGTAAAGAGGGCTGGTGGAACATGCATTAAATTGGCTATTTTGCTCTCCCTTGAAGTGTATTCTCTTAACATGTAAGTCTTGTCAGCCTCATGGTAGAGCCTTGTGTCATTCATCCTGATGAGCACACCATCAATTCTTAAGAAAAATCTCAGTAACAGGAAAAAGCTAGAAGGCATCACTCTAATTTTCACACTTAAGCTTGAAACTCCATGATCATGAAGTTCATCTTCAAACAACAGAACTTCTTCAAAAAATTTAATCTGTTCCCTGGCTTTCAATTTCTCTGTGTCTATATGGTCTGTCCTAGGCACAACCTTTAACTTAAGAGCTTCGCCAAGTAATGTTCCTTTGTAATCTGTTGTATAGGTCCAGTCATATGGTCTAATAATCTCTTTGGAGTGCTCACCCTCCGTCCTGCTCTCTTGCCATTCTTCAGCACATGCCACCTTGAGTACTCCTTGGTAGTTGTTTACACACTTTAAAGCATCAGTTGCATTGAACTCAATTCCAAAGCTAGAAACATGTTGGATTCTTAAAACATTGTCTCCAAACATCATTTCAGGAAGAGATGGCATATGGAGCTCATCAGCTAATTTCTCCACATCGGCCCACTTCATGATGTGCGTCTTGGTCACCGTCAGCTTCCAGGGCCCGAAGGAGAAGTCCTGGCGGCTGCTCTGGAAGCCGTGGATCATCACGGCCACGGTGGCGGCGCGGAACCAGCACGAGCGGCTGCCGCCTCCCTTCTCCCCCGCCCTcacctccccttcctcccccgaGCCTTTACCATCCCCAGCCCCGCCCCTCTCTGCTTctcaatcatgatttctgacagagccaaagtaaaaacatctggttaaaagagatagggaaagtaattacatcttgataaaaggcagtataaacaatgaaatataccagtactcaacatgtatgccccaaatgatatagcatccagatttctaaagaaaaagcTAGCacagctcaaggatgaaatagatagcaaaactatactagtgggtgacctcaaccttcccctatcacatctagataaatcaaaccaaaaaacaaataagaaaaagatgagaggtaaatgaaatcctagaaaaattagagtttgtagatatatggagaaaaataaatagtgacaaatcggaataaaccttcttttcagcagcacaatgaacattcacaaagattgaccatgtactaggggatagaaaaatggcaaacaaatgcataaagcaaaaataaaaaatggaaacttatcagatcataatgcaatggaaatagatattagtaataatacatggtgaggcaaaccaaaaactaattggaaattaaataatatgattctccaaaatgagtttgttaaagaacaaatcatacaaacaattaataatttcattgaagacaatgacaatgatgagacttcttaccaaaacctatgggatgcagctaaagtagttctaaggggaaattttgtatcattgagtgcatatattaccAGATTAGGGAGGatagaggttaatgaattgggcattcacttaaaaagctagaaagtgaacaaattagaaatccccagataaaaactaaattagaaatactaaaaatcaagggagaaattaataaaatcgtaagtaaaagaactattgaattaataaataagactagaagctggtattttgaaaaaaagagataaaatggagaaattactggtaaatctaatatggaaaacaaaagaagaaaaatcaaattaacagtatcaaggATGAAAATGAAGACCGCATctctaatgaagtggaaattTCAGCAATGATCAAAAACTATTTTGGtcaattttatggcaataaatatagcaatctaagtgatatggatgaatatttacaaaaatataaattgcatagattaacagtagaagaaatagaatacttaaataatccaatatcagaaaaataagttgaacaagccaacaaagaactccctaagaaaaaatcaccaaggtctgatagattcacaagttctatcaaacattcaaagaacagctaatcccaatactgtacaaattatttgacacaataagcaaagaaggagccctaccaaattccttttatgagacaaatatggtactgattccaaagccaggcagaccaaaaacagagaaagacaactacagaccaatcttcctaatgaacacagataaaactcttaaatagaatactagcaaaaagactctagtaagtgatcatgaggattatccatcatgatcaagtgggatttataccaggaatgcaaggatggttcaacattaggaaaaccgtccacataattgaccatagcaaCAAGTTGCAAACAAATACCacctgattatctcaatagatgctgaaaaaaccattgacaaaatacagtacccattcctattgaaaacactagggagtatagtaatagaagggcctttcctaaaaataataaacagattatatctaaaaccatcaacaagcatataCAATAgggataatttagaagccttctcaataatatcaggtgtgaaacaagaatGGCCATTATCACCTTTAATATTTCACagtgtactagaaacactagcagtagcaactggagaagaaaaagaaattgaagatattaaaataggcaatgaggagagtaagccatcactctttgcagatgatatgacagtaaaattctccctgagtactgccttagctgcatcccattttggtaggatgtctatAACATAACAAAGTTTTATTACATTGTTGATGTGAATCACATTATTCAAAAATTCATAATCTTTATTCTTATGACATTCAATTCCATTAACttccaattcattttcctttgagtcttcaaatatttttgaactcctggtacaccttcataatgaacatTCCCCTTTGTTCTGATCACCTTTCTGACCATTCACTACCTACTTATATTTCGGCCTTTCTCCTGATCTCACCCACTCCTACATTGTATTCAAATCTGGGGCTTAGGTTCCCTGGAAACAAGCATTTGAATAtctgttaaaaaatttttgtctctggtaattatttccattattccAACCATAATTTTGTCTATAGCCATTATTGTTATATCTATTATATCCCTTATTTCTGTTAATTTGTCTTGAAAACTGTCCTCTATATCTACAGTCCCCATACAAAATGTCcaattttattacaaaaatagcACCTTTGGGGACCTAGACTTCTTTTCCTTGTAACATATTGCTCCCTTGGTTGCACTGATCTAAGAGCAGCAACAGctttaacatattttattttactatcatTAGCCCTATTATTTGCTTCTCTCAGTTGTTTTCTTAGATTTTCAATTATTATGTCTTtatcattgggggcagctgggtagctcagtggattgagaggcctagagacgggaggtcctagattcaaatctggccttagacacttcccagctgtgtaaccctgggcaagtcacttgacccccattgcccacccttaccactcttccatctatgaaccaatacacagaagttaagggctttaaaaaaattatgcctTTATCATCACTAACTTTGTCTTTATCAGCTGCATGGATGTATGTTgcctttctcttaagttcctccaGGGTCATCAGTTCCCAATCTGGACAATATTCCttgaaaaactttttcactgctgagaatgtaatattaaaaaaacaactgcttgatgtGGGCAGTGGTCTCATCTGCCAACACATCCAGGCCTAGCTTTAACTCAGCAGCTTCTGTAATTCTACCCAGAAAACCTACAGGAGGTTCAACAGGATTCTCTCTGACTTTCTGGCATTTCAACAAGGAATTTGGGTGATGAGAGTGTCTCTCCATGACCAATGTGAAATAATTCCTGGCCTGTTTTAGCATGCAATACCAATGTACCTAATTCAAATCAAGTTCTTCATAATGTTCTAGTTATTGGGTTAATGGTGGACGTTTTCTTGTTTCcataatgaatttcttccatttccctttttgtaAGCAGTTCTtccataagaagaaaaaaagtctgCATAATCTGGATCATATATTTTTACCACCCTCTCTTTGGTTCATAAAAGAACTGAGGGGCTCTGCATTTGATGGCATCCAGTTCTGCAGAGGAGAATTTCTTATGGGACTTCAGGTGTAACACTCCATCTGGAGAAACATAAGAAATATTCCTAAGAGGAAACAAATTCACTGGATTCTTGATCAATTCTTCACCCTCCCTTTCCAACTCATtcgtcccttaaattttttttctttcatattcttaaCCATCAAATCATCCCGTATGCCATAGTCAATAAAATTACTTGGTACaatgtcttctttaaaaaaactgttcCATAACACTGACCTTACTTTGCACAATCATAAACATTAATGTTTTAAGGacagggaaggagggggaagaaggttaggtgaaatctttttttttaatatgttatttttattttttatatttaattttttaaacatttattaatatttgtttttaacatggttacatgattcatgtcccaacttttcccttcaccaccccccgcaatccccctgCCCATGGCCGAACGCACATTTCCACTcgttttaacatttgtcattgatcaagacctatttccaaattgttgtcagttgcattggtgtggtagcttcaagtctacattccccaatcaggtccacctcaacccatgcattcaagcagttgtttttcttacatgtttcctctcctgcagtccttcctgtgaatgtgggtagtgttctttactataagttcctcagaactgtcctgggtcattttattgctgctggtacagaagcccattacattcgattttaccacagtatttcagtctctgtgtacaatgttcttctggctctgctcctttcgctctgcatctgttcctggaggtctttccagttcacatggaattcctctagtttactattcctttgagcgcaatagtattccatcaccagcatataccacaatttgttcagccattcaccaattgaaggacataccctccttttccaccacaaaaagcacagctataaatatttccgtacaagtctgtttatctatgatctctttggggtacaaacacaacaatggtgtggctggatcaaagggcaggcatttttatagccctttgagcatgattccaaatttccatccacagtggttggatcagttcacaactccaccagcaatgcattaatgtcccaattttgccacatcccctccagcattcattactctcccctttttttcattttagccaatctgctaggtgtgaggtgatacctcagagttgttttgatttgcatttctctaattattagagatttagaacactttctcatggg is part of the Gracilinanus agilis isolate LMUSP501 chromosome X, AgileGrace, whole genome shotgun sequence genome and harbors:
- the LOC123253564 gene encoding TIP41-like protein is translated as MKWADVEKLADELHMPSLPEMMFGDNVLRIQHVSSFGIEFNATDALKCVNNYQGVLKVACAEEWQESRTEGEHSKEIIRPYDWTYTTDYKGTLLGEALKLKVVPRTDHIDTEKLKAREQIKFFEEVLLFEDELHDHGVSSLSVKIRVMPSSFFLLLRFFLRIDGVLIRMNDTRLYHEADKTYMLREYTSRESKIANLMHVPPALFTEPNEISQYLPVKEAVCEKLEFPERMDLNLAATQENTCIESK